One window of the Nocardia huaxiensis genome contains the following:
- a CDS encoding serine/threonine-protein kinase: MEGSPFGRYRLLGLLGAGGMGQVYRAYDTGTDRIVALKVLPPELAHDPTYRERFRREAQAAARLNEPHIIPIHGYGEIDGRLFLDMRLVEGTDLGTVLTEHGALSPAMSVDYTAQIAAALDAAHQAGLVHRDVKPSNILTTANGFAYLIDFGIALGDGDAGLTTSGAAIGTFAYMAPERLEHGSYDARADVYSLACVLYECMTGSKPFPGTSVERQIAAHLSAPPPRPSFTTGTVPAAFDEVIARGMAKKPEERYPTAGALAAAARHALHPGSAGAAPEYPGTAATQRIPVPSAHTPRPSRPAGWTGNTTIGRESAPPPHPGPDPAKRSLNALMWAAATAVAVLVVAVAAVSLVLNTKSTQNGDTAAQPPHSAAPGSTAPPTAPGTSGPVNPGPTGTPGSTPPTTTSKPPTTTTTAPPSANEMVTFVKGHYSLLPGGTAAAWDRLTPRYQNYVGGYAGYESFWKTVDSVNISETVADPATLTVTYRLDFKYKDGRTGTETRRAQLVRSGDTFLIDSAELTS, translated from the coding sequence GTGGAGGGAAGTCCGTTCGGCCGCTACCGATTGCTCGGACTGCTCGGGGCGGGCGGTATGGGGCAGGTCTATCGCGCGTACGACACCGGCACCGACCGGATCGTCGCGCTCAAAGTGCTGCCCCCGGAACTGGCGCACGACCCCACCTACCGGGAGCGATTCCGGCGGGAGGCGCAGGCCGCGGCGCGGTTGAACGAACCGCACATCATTCCCATCCACGGGTACGGGGAGATCGACGGGCGCCTGTTCCTCGACATGCGCCTGGTCGAGGGCACCGATCTCGGCACGGTGCTCACCGAACACGGGGCGCTCTCGCCCGCGATGTCGGTGGACTACACCGCGCAGATCGCCGCCGCACTGGACGCCGCACATCAGGCGGGGCTGGTGCACCGGGATGTGAAACCGTCCAATATCCTCACCACCGCAAACGGTTTCGCGTACCTCATCGACTTCGGCATCGCGCTGGGCGACGGCGACGCGGGACTCACCACCTCGGGCGCAGCCATCGGCACCTTCGCCTACATGGCGCCCGAACGCCTCGAGCACGGCTCCTACGACGCCCGCGCCGATGTGTATTCGCTGGCCTGCGTGCTCTACGAGTGCATGACCGGCTCGAAACCGTTCCCGGGCACCAGCGTCGAGCGGCAGATCGCGGCGCACCTGTCGGCCCCGCCGCCGCGCCCGTCCTTCACCACCGGAACGGTGCCCGCGGCCTTCGACGAGGTGATCGCGCGCGGCATGGCGAAGAAGCCGGAGGAGCGCTACCCCACCGCGGGCGCCCTGGCCGCCGCCGCCCGCCACGCCCTGCATCCCGGATCCGCGGGCGCCGCCCCGGAGTATCCGGGAACCGCTGCCACCCAACGCATTCCGGTACCGTCCGCGCACACGCCGCGACCGTCGCGCCCAGCGGGCTGGACCGGCAACACCACCATCGGCCGGGAATCCGCTCCCCCGCCGCACCCCGGGCCGGATCCGGCGAAACGCTCACTGAACGCGCTCATGTGGGCCGCGGCCACCGCGGTCGCGGTGCTCGTCGTCGCGGTTGCGGCGGTGTCGCTGGTCCTGAACACGAAATCGACGCAGAACGGCGACACAGCGGCCCAGCCGCCGCATTCGGCGGCCCCCGGGAGCACCGCGCCGCCGACCGCTCCCGGCACCAGCGGCCCGGTGAACCCGGGACCGACCGGCACACCCGGCAGCACGCCGCCGACCACGACCAGCAAGCCACCCACCACGACGACCACCGCTCCACCCTCGGCGAACGAGATGGTGACCTTCGTGAAGGGGCACTACAGCCTGCTGCCGGGCGGCACGGCCGCCGCCTGGGACCGACTGACCCCGCGCTACCAGAATTACGTCGGCGGTTACGCCGGCTACGAATCATTCTGGAAGACAGTCGATTCCGTAAACATCTCCGAGACGGTGGCCGATCCCGCCACCCTGACGGTCACCTACCGGCTGGACTTCAAGTACAAGGACGGCCGCACCGGCACCGAAACCCGCCGCGCCCAACTGGTCCGCAGCGGAGACACCTTCCTGATCGACAGCGCCGAACTGACGTCCTGA
- a CDS encoding class I SAM-dependent methyltransferase — protein sequence MSEDQRATSDDTRHAEANALLGTVGVARTKVDSQASQRASRKWWDADAAAYHETHADFLGVDSPAGEFIWCPEGLHEGDWHLLGDIEDKVILEIGCGSAPCSRWLAAHGAHPVGLDLSRQMLERGLAAMDAGGPRVPLVQAGAEELPFADESFDLACSAFGAVPFVADSAQVMREVARVLKPGGRWVFSVNHPMRWIFPDDPGPEGLRATIPYFDRTPYVELDGDGEATYVEHHRTIGDRVREIVSAGLVLTDVIEPDWPEWLDREWGQWSPLRGEIFPGTAIFVTEKPN from the coding sequence ATGTCCGAAGATCAGCGCGCCACCTCCGACGATACCCGCCATGCTGAGGCGAACGCCCTGCTCGGAACCGTGGGAGTGGCCCGTACCAAGGTCGATTCGCAGGCCAGTCAGCGGGCCAGCCGCAAGTGGTGGGACGCGGACGCCGCCGCCTACCACGAGACGCACGCCGACTTCCTCGGCGTGGATTCGCCCGCGGGCGAGTTCATCTGGTGCCCGGAGGGATTGCACGAGGGCGACTGGCATTTGCTGGGCGATATCGAGGACAAGGTGATCCTGGAGATCGGCTGCGGTTCGGCGCCGTGCTCGCGGTGGCTGGCGGCGCACGGCGCGCATCCGGTCGGATTGGATCTGTCGAGGCAGATGCTCGAGCGCGGCCTCGCGGCCATGGACGCCGGCGGGCCGCGGGTGCCGCTGGTGCAGGCCGGCGCCGAGGAGTTGCCGTTCGCGGACGAATCCTTCGATCTGGCGTGTTCGGCCTTCGGTGCGGTGCCGTTCGTGGCCGACTCGGCGCAGGTGATGCGCGAGGTGGCACGCGTGCTCAAGCCGGGTGGTCGCTGGGTGTTCTCGGTGAATCATCCGATGCGGTGGATCTTTCCCGACGATCCGGGACCGGAGGGACTGCGCGCGACCATCCCCTACTTCGACCGCACGCCGTATGTGGAGCTGGACGGCGACGGCGAGGCCACCTATGTGGAACACCACCGCACCATCGGGGACCGGGTGCGCGAGATCGTGAGCGCCGGACTGGTGCTGACCGATGTCATCGAACCGGACTGGCCGGAATGGCTGGATCGCGAATGGGGCCAGTGGAGTCCGCTGCGCGGCGAAATCTTCCCCGGTACAGCGATTTTCGTCACCGAGAAACCGAACTGA
- the rpsA gene encoding 30S ribosomal protein S1, whose product MPTTVTSPQVAVNDIGSAEDFLAAIDKTIKYFNDGDIVEGTIVKVDRDEVLLDIGYKTEGVIPSRELSIKHDVDPAEVVSVGDEVEALVLTKEDKEGRLILSKKRAQYERAWGTIEELKERDEAVKGTVIEVVKGGLILDIGLRGFLPASLVEMRRVRDLQPYVGKEIEAKIIELDKNRNNVVLSRRAWLEQTQSEVRSEFLHQLQKGQVRKGVVSSIVNFGAFVDLGGVDGLVHVSELSWKHIDHPSEVVEVGNEVTVEVLDVDLDRERVSLSLKATQEDPWRQFARTHAIGQIVPGKVTKLVPFGAFVRVEEGIEGLVHISELAERHVEVPDQVVAVGDDAMVKVIDIDLERRRISLSLKQANEDYTSEFDPSKYGMADSYDDQGNYIFPEGFDSETNEWLEGFEKQREEWETRYAEAERRHKMHTAQMEKMAADAAAEAANGGPSNYSSESGSQAAASSSEPAGGSLASDAQLAALREKLSGNA is encoded by the coding sequence ATGCCCACCACCGTGACCTCGCCGCAGGTAGCCGTCAACGACATCGGCTCTGCCGAGGACTTCCTCGCCGCCATCGACAAGACCATCAAGTACTTCAACGACGGCGACATCGTCGAAGGAACCATCGTCAAGGTCGATCGGGACGAGGTCCTTCTCGACATCGGTTACAAGACCGAAGGCGTCATCCCGTCTCGCGAACTGTCCATCAAGCACGATGTCGACCCGGCCGAGGTCGTTTCCGTGGGCGATGAGGTCGAGGCCCTCGTTCTCACCAAGGAGGACAAGGAAGGCCGCCTGATCCTGTCGAAGAAGCGTGCTCAGTACGAGCGGGCTTGGGGCACGATCGAGGAGCTCAAGGAGCGTGACGAGGCCGTCAAGGGCACCGTCATCGAGGTCGTCAAGGGCGGCCTGATCCTGGACATCGGTCTGCGCGGCTTCCTCCCGGCTTCGCTGGTCGAGATGCGCCGTGTCCGCGACCTCCAGCCGTACGTCGGCAAGGAGATCGAGGCCAAGATCATCGAGCTCGACAAGAACCGCAACAACGTGGTGCTGTCGCGTCGCGCCTGGCTCGAGCAGACCCAGTCCGAGGTCCGCAGCGAGTTCCTGCACCAGCTGCAGAAGGGCCAGGTCCGCAAGGGTGTGGTCTCCTCCATCGTCAACTTCGGTGCCTTCGTGGACCTGGGTGGCGTGGACGGTCTGGTGCACGTCTCCGAGCTGTCCTGGAAGCACATCGACCACCCGTCCGAGGTTGTCGAGGTCGGCAACGAGGTCACCGTCGAGGTTCTCGACGTCGATCTCGACCGCGAGCGTGTCTCCCTGTCGCTCAAGGCGACCCAGGAAGACCCGTGGCGTCAGTTCGCCCGCACCCACGCCATCGGCCAGATCGTGCCCGGTAAGGTCACCAAGCTGGTTCCGTTCGGTGCGTTCGTGCGCGTCGAAGAGGGCATCGAGGGCCTCGTCCACATCTCCGAGCTGGCCGAGCGCCACGTCGAGGTGCCGGACCAGGTCGTGGCCGTCGGCGACGACGCCATGGTCAAGGTCATCGACATCGACCTCGAGCGTCGCCGCATCTCGCTGTCGCTGAAGCAGGCGAACGAGGACTACACCTCCGAGTTCGACCCGTCGAAGTACGGCATGGCCGACAGCTACGACGACCAGGGCAACTACATCTTCCCCGAGGGCTTCGACTCCGAGACCAACGAATGGCTCGAGGGCTTCGAGAAGCAGCGTGAAGAGTGGGAGACCCGGTACGCCGAGGCCGAGCGTCGCCACAAGATGCACACCGCTCAGATGGAGAAGATGGCGGCCGACGCCGCGGCCGAGGCTGCCAACGGCGGCCCGTCCAACTACTCCTCGGAGAGCGGCTCGCAGGCTGCGGCCTCGTCCTCCGAGCCGGCCGGTGGCTCGCTCGCGAGCGACGCCCAGCTGGCCGCGCTGCGCGAGAAGCTGTCGGGCAACGCCTGA
- a CDS encoding DUF5655 domain-containing protein — protein sequence MADVAQTVDEFFAGSAAGIAIAEAVRGAIDAIGPADMRITKSQIGFRRKRAFAQLWKPGQYLKSEVPAVLTLELPHELDSKRFKEVAHPADRHWTHHLELVAAGEVDDEVRGWLAEAYAAAG from the coding sequence ATGGCCGATGTCGCGCAGACGGTGGACGAGTTCTTCGCCGGGTCCGCCGCCGGGATCGCCATCGCCGAGGCGGTGCGCGGGGCAATCGACGCTATCGGACCGGCGGATATGCGAATCACCAAGAGCCAGATCGGATTTCGGCGAAAGCGGGCGTTCGCGCAGCTCTGGAAACCCGGGCAGTACCTGAAGTCCGAGGTACCCGCTGTGCTCACGCTGGAGCTACCGCACGAACTGGATTCGAAACGGTTCAAGGAAGTCGCACACCCCGCCGACCGGCACTGGACCCACCACCTCGAACTGGTCGCGGCGGGCGAGGTGGACGACGAGGTGCGCGGCTGGCTCGCGGAAGCCTATGCCGCGGCCGGGTGA
- a CDS encoding TetR/AcrR family transcriptional regulator — MSQSSVKSPVSLWEKRKVEAMSRIQRVALELFDRHGYREVTVERVAAAAGVSPSSIYRYFGTKEMLVLYDEVDPEVLEVLREAGNGETLELGELIAIARALAPVVADSIITADVERRTRQRMQYVRAIPEVRDRQVLQMRAMEEQFQLLFAQRSGRDANDLVIRVAAATAIWGCMAALDHWAGTDFERPLRAVYGEVLESVVAALTAIVG, encoded by the coding sequence ATGTCCCAGTCCTCCGTGAAATCCCCGGTCTCCCTGTGGGAGAAACGCAAGGTCGAGGCCATGAGCCGTATCCAGCGGGTGGCGTTGGAACTGTTCGATCGGCACGGGTACCGCGAGGTCACCGTGGAGCGGGTCGCCGCAGCGGCGGGCGTGTCGCCGAGTTCGATCTACCGGTACTTCGGGACCAAGGAGATGCTGGTCCTCTACGACGAAGTCGATCCCGAAGTCCTGGAGGTGCTCCGCGAGGCGGGCAACGGCGAAACGCTGGAGCTCGGCGAACTGATCGCGATCGCGCGCGCCCTGGCTCCGGTCGTCGCCGACAGCATCATCACCGCGGATGTCGAGCGGCGCACCCGGCAGCGGATGCAGTATGTGCGGGCCATCCCCGAGGTGCGGGACCGGCAGGTGCTGCAGATGCGTGCCATGGAGGAACAGTTCCAGCTGCTGTTCGCCCAGCGCAGCGGCCGCGACGCCAATGATCTGGTGATCCGGGTCGCGGCCGCCACCGCCATCTGGGGCTGCATGGCGGCGCTGGACCATTGGGCGGGAACGGATTTCGAGCGCCCGCTGCGTGCGGTCTACGGCGAGGTGCTGGAATCCGTGGTCGCGGCGCTCACCGCCATCGTCGGCTGA
- a CDS encoding MMPL family transporter, with protein sequence MTRSAVPERPEAAQAPERLGALGRCGVVMARHHRLVIGLWLVLVAVCAAAFPALHDRLGAPDYTIAGSDSSRVEQLVAEHFSQFGAEQDLIVFHSAQYTADSPEFRAAVDSALTAARGTEGVAGAIGPFEGNAALQISADRHTAFGIVGLDGSMSDRVAVADRLQQALAAATDSGVSAAATGFSAIQSDLMQTETADLQRGESIGLPIAAVVLVMALGAVLAATIPMAVTVAGLAVAIGLLFGLTAFLTFDSLVLSIATMICTGAAIDYGMFLVSRFNEELTRRGVRDRKARTEIHAAVGTTMNTTGRTILVSGLIVMISLCALVTVGIPMLNGIAIGVVTAAVATLTAAFTLLPAILAALGPAINRGALPARWRPAETQPATVSSGWTRWAHTVMGRPVLFGGLGVLLLVLAALPIGGIRYGIDMGLGSLADRPSGQATQLVRDNFGPGLLSPIQVVVTGPEDTPLSGNGFVEANRFVAELSRDPRIAQVVPQQLDGRMLAMVIPKDSFDSTAAADLTADIRSTASGVESAEVSVGGVPASFADISERITDRFPWVIALVLAVSLIFLVFAFRSIVLALKAIVMNLLATGAALGLTVAVFQHGVGGSLLGIHSSGFLQVYLPMLVFAVLFGLSMDYEVFLVRRMKEAWDRDPDNAAAVAEGLQRTARPITAAAAIMVAVFASFLTADVLELKQIGFALGVAVAIDAIIVRLILVPAFMQLFGRWNWWLPKLGARRTQPTMAVSAATTDSSTSP encoded by the coding sequence ATGACACGATCCGCGGTGCCCGAGCGGCCCGAAGCAGCACAAGCGCCCGAACGCCTAGGGGCGCTCGGGCGCTGCGGCGTCGTCATGGCGCGACATCATCGGCTCGTCATCGGGCTGTGGCTGGTTCTGGTGGCGGTGTGCGCGGCCGCGTTCCCGGCTCTGCACGACCGGCTCGGCGCACCTGACTACACCATTGCGGGTTCCGACTCGAGTCGCGTGGAACAGCTGGTGGCCGAACACTTCTCACAGTTCGGGGCGGAGCAGGATCTCATCGTCTTCCATTCCGCGCAGTACACGGCGGACTCCCCCGAATTCCGCGCCGCCGTCGACAGCGCGCTCACCGCCGCGCGCGGCACCGAGGGCGTCGCCGGAGCCATCGGGCCGTTCGAAGGCAATGCGGCCCTGCAGATCTCGGCCGACCGCCACACCGCGTTCGGCATCGTCGGACTGGACGGGTCCATGTCCGACCGGGTCGCGGTGGCCGACCGGCTGCAGCAGGCGCTGGCCGCCGCCACCGATTCGGGTGTGAGTGCCGCCGCCACCGGATTCTCCGCCATCCAATCCGATCTCATGCAGACCGAGACCGCCGACCTGCAGCGCGGTGAGAGCATCGGCCTGCCCATCGCGGCGGTCGTGCTGGTGATGGCACTCGGCGCGGTGCTGGCGGCCACCATTCCCATGGCGGTGACCGTCGCCGGGCTGGCGGTGGCGATCGGATTGCTGTTCGGGCTGACCGCGTTCCTGACCTTCGATTCGCTGGTGCTGTCCATCGCCACCATGATCTGCACCGGCGCCGCCATCGACTACGGCATGTTCCTGGTGAGCCGGTTCAATGAGGAGCTCACCCGGCGCGGAGTCCGGGACCGCAAGGCGCGCACCGAGATTCATGCCGCCGTCGGCACGACCATGAACACCACCGGGCGCACCATCCTGGTCTCCGGGCTCATTGTGATGATCTCGCTGTGCGCGCTGGTGACCGTCGGCATCCCCATGCTCAACGGCATCGCCATCGGCGTGGTGACCGCGGCCGTCGCCACCCTCACCGCGGCCTTCACCCTGCTGCCCGCGATCCTGGCGGCGCTGGGCCCGGCGATCAATCGCGGTGCGCTGCCCGCGCGCTGGCGGCCGGCCGAAACCCAGCCCGCCACCGTGAGCAGCGGCTGGACCCGCTGGGCGCACACCGTCATGGGCCGGCCGGTGCTGTTCGGCGGCCTCGGGGTGCTGCTGCTGGTGCTGGCGGCGCTGCCGATCGGCGGCATCCGCTACGGCATCGACATGGGCCTGGGCTCGCTGGCGGACCGCCCGTCCGGGCAGGCGACCCAGCTGGTGCGCGACAATTTCGGGCCGGGTCTGCTCTCGCCCATCCAGGTGGTGGTCACCGGGCCGGAGGATACGCCGTTGTCCGGCAACGGTTTCGTGGAGGCGAACCGTTTCGTCGCCGAACTGTCGCGGGATCCGCGCATCGCACAGGTGGTGCCGCAGCAGCTGGACGGCCGCATGCTGGCCATGGTCATCCCGAAGGACTCCTTCGATTCCACCGCCGCCGCCGACCTGACCGCCGACATTCGTTCCACCGCAAGCGGTGTCGAGTCCGCCGAAGTATCGGTGGGCGGCGTGCCGGCCAGCTTCGCCGACATCTCCGAGCGCATCACCGACCGCTTCCCCTGGGTGATCGCGCTGGTGCTCGCGGTCTCGCTCATTTTCCTGGTGTTCGCGTTCCGCAGTATCGTGCTGGCGCTCAAGGCGATCGTGATGAACCTGCTGGCCACCGGTGCGGCCCTCGGCCTCACGGTCGCGGTCTTCCAGCACGGCGTCGGCGGTTCACTGCTCGGCATCCACTCCTCGGGCTTCCTGCAGGTGTACCTGCCGATGCTGGTGTTCGCCGTATTGTTCGGCCTCTCCATGGATTACGAGGTGTTCCTGGTGCGACGCATGAAGGAGGCGTGGGATCGCGATCCGGACAATGCCGCTGCGGTGGCAGAAGGCTTGCAGCGCACCGCCCGTCCCATCACCGCCGCGGCGGCCATCATGGTGGCGGTGTTCGCGAGCTTCCTCACCGCCGACGTCCTCGAGCTGAAGCAGATCGGTTTCGCGCTCGGGGTGGCCGTGGCCATCGACGCGATCATCGTGCGACTGATCCTGGTGCCCGCCTTCATGCAGCTCTTCGGCCGCTGGAACTGGTGGCTGCCGAAGCTCGGCGCGCGCCGAACTCAGCCGACGATGGCGGTGAGCGCCGCGACCACGGATTCCAGCACCTCGCCGTAG
- a CDS encoding DUF402 domain-containing protein, producing MTQAPAVHLHPPKVEYFHVDKLTNVDPKGFVREVEHYQVEPWGLYMARQSDHPEFHYIESWLLPSLSLRVTVFHFTPADLRDQDYYLDIGEFAQVDATTWRSVDHYLDLVVRTGRDVELLDVDELLAAHAAGYLELPQAQRAIETATATIDGLAAHGHSLEAWLAAHGIKLTWR from the coding sequence ATGACTCAGGCGCCCGCGGTGCACCTGCACCCGCCCAAGGTGGAGTACTTCCATGTCGACAAGCTGACCAATGTCGATCCCAAGGGCTTCGTGCGCGAGGTCGAGCACTATCAGGTCGAACCGTGGGGCCTGTACATGGCCCGGCAGTCGGATCACCCGGAATTCCACTACATCGAATCCTGGCTGCTGCCAAGCCTGTCGCTGCGCGTCACGGTCTTCCACTTCACGCCGGCGGACCTGCGCGATCAGGACTACTACCTCGACATCGGCGAGTTCGCACAGGTCGACGCCACGACCTGGCGGTCCGTGGACCACTACCTCGATCTGGTGGTGCGCACCGGCCGCGACGTCGAATTACTGGATGTGGACGAACTTCTCGCCGCCCACGCCGCCGGTTACCTGGAGCTGCCGCAGGCGCAGCGGGCCATCGAAACCGCCACCGCCACCATCGACGGCCTTGCGGCACACGGCCACAGCCTCGAGGCGTGGCTGGCCGCGCACGGCATCAAGCTGACCTGGCGCTAG
- a CDS encoding DUF402 domain-containing protein: MTGLHAPQRNSLNGVDPGRIKGNSHPSAPHKPRLEFFNLAELSWTDHHGYLHPVERLHAESWGLYMERKVDNPRFHYIESWLLPALSLRVTVYHLRPGHDRGQTYYLDIGEFGPVESKKWRAEAHYLHVVARPGQAPELLGIDELLAAHAAGHFDTVQTHRAIERAAAVVDGIAGCDHDVDRWLALQGVQLTWL; the protein is encoded by the coding sequence ATGACAGGTCTCCATGCGCCGCAGCGGAATTCCCTCAATGGAGTGGATCCGGGCAGAATCAAAGGCAATTCGCATCCGTCGGCCCCGCACAAGCCCAGACTCGAATTCTTCAATCTGGCCGAACTGTCCTGGACCGACCACCACGGCTACCTGCATCCGGTCGAGCGGTTGCACGCCGAGTCGTGGGGCCTGTACATGGAACGCAAAGTGGATAATCCACGCTTCCACTACATCGAATCCTGGCTCCTGCCCGCACTTTCGCTGCGGGTGACGGTCTACCACCTGCGCCCCGGCCACGACCGCGGGCAGACCTACTACCTCGATATCGGCGAGTTCGGTCCGGTCGAGTCCAAGAAGTGGCGCGCCGAGGCGCACTATCTGCATGTGGTGGCCCGCCCCGGCCAGGCGCCCGAACTGCTCGGCATCGACGAACTGCTCGCCGCCCATGCCGCCGGGCACTTCGACACCGTGCAGACCCATCGCGCCATCGAACGCGCCGCGGCCGTGGTGGACGGCATCGCCGGCTGCGACCACGATGTGGATCGCTGGCTGGCGCTGCAGGGCGTCCAGCTCACCTGGCTCTGA
- the uvrB gene encoding excinuclease ABC subunit UvrB: MAFATEIPGELPLAHSEFRPIGAVERVEGQFQVVSEHVPAGDQPAAIEELERRIRAGEKDVVLLGATGTGKSATTAWLIERLQRPTLVMAPNKTLAAQLANELREMLPNNAVEYFVSYYDYYQPEAYIAQTDTYIEKDSSINDDVERLRHSATSSLLSRRDVVVVASVSCIYGLGTPQSYLDRSVQLEVGAEVERDKLLRLLVDVQYTRNDMSFTRGTFRVRGDTVEIIPSYEELAIRIEFFGDEIEALYYLHPLTGDVVRQVDMLRIFPATHYVAGPERMERAVGDIEAELEARLAELEKQGKLLEAQRLRMRTQYDLEMIKQVGFCSGIENYSRHIDGRPAGSAPATLLDYFPEDFLLVIDESHVTVPQIGGMYEGDMSRKRNLVEYGFRLPSAVDNRPLTWEEFAERIGQAVYLSATPGPYELGRAQGEFVEQVIRPTGLVDPHVVVKPTKGQIDDLVHEIRQRAERDERVLVTTLTKKMAEDLTDYLLGLGIRVRYLHSEIDTLRRVELLRQLRLGEFDVLIGINLLREGLDLPEVSLVAILDADKEGFLRSSTSLIQTIGRAARNVSGEVHMYADKITDSMRQAIDETERRRAKQVAYNEERGIDPKPLRKKIADILDQVYREAEDSEVEVGGSGRNASRGRRAQGEPGRAVSAGVYEGRDVKSMPRAELADLVKDMTEQMMNAARELQFELAGRLRDEIADLKKELRGMDAAGLS, encoded by the coding sequence ATGGCTTTCGCAACCGAGATCCCCGGCGAGCTGCCGCTGGCGCATTCCGAGTTCCGGCCCATCGGCGCGGTCGAGCGGGTCGAGGGACAGTTCCAGGTGGTCAGCGAGCACGTTCCCGCGGGTGACCAGCCGGCCGCCATCGAGGAGCTGGAACGGCGCATCCGCGCGGGCGAGAAGGATGTGGTGCTGCTCGGCGCCACCGGTACCGGCAAGTCGGCCACCACGGCCTGGCTCATCGAACGGTTGCAGCGCCCCACGCTGGTGATGGCCCCCAACAAGACCCTCGCCGCGCAGCTGGCCAACGAGCTGCGGGAGATGTTGCCCAACAATGCCGTCGAGTACTTCGTCTCGTACTACGACTACTACCAGCCCGAGGCGTACATCGCGCAGACCGATACCTATATCGAGAAGGACAGCTCGATCAACGACGATGTCGAGCGGCTGCGCCATTCGGCCACGTCGAGCCTGCTCTCGCGGCGCGATGTCGTGGTGGTGGCGTCGGTGTCGTGCATCTACGGTCTCGGCACGCCGCAGTCCTATCTCGACCGTTCGGTCCAGCTCGAGGTGGGCGCCGAGGTGGAGCGCGACAAGCTGCTGCGGTTGCTGGTGGATGTGCAGTACACCCGCAACGACATGTCCTTCACGCGCGGCACCTTCCGGGTGCGCGGCGACACCGTGGAGATCATCCCCTCCTACGAGGAGCTGGCGATCCGCATCGAATTCTTCGGTGACGAGATCGAGGCGCTGTATTACCTGCATCCGCTCACCGGCGATGTGGTGCGCCAGGTGGATATGCTCCGCATTTTCCCGGCGACCCACTATGTGGCGGGCCCGGAGCGAATGGAACGCGCGGTCGGCGATATCGAGGCCGAACTCGAGGCGCGGCTCGCGGAACTGGAAAAGCAGGGCAAATTGCTGGAGGCGCAACGTCTTCGCATGCGCACCCAATACGACCTGGAAATGATCAAACAGGTCGGCTTCTGCTCGGGTATCGAGAATTACTCGCGCCATATCGACGGGCGCCCGGCCGGTTCCGCGCCGGCCACCCTGCTCGATTACTTCCCCGAGGATTTCCTGCTCGTCATCGACGAATCGCATGTGACCGTGCCGCAGATCGGCGGCATGTACGAGGGCGATATGTCGCGCAAGCGGAATCTGGTGGAGTACGGCTTCCGGCTGCCCTCGGCGGTCGACAACCGGCCGCTCACCTGGGAGGAGTTCGCCGAGCGCATCGGGCAGGCGGTGTACCTGTCGGCCACCCCCGGTCCGTACGAATTGGGCCGGGCCCAAGGCGAATTCGTGGAACAGGTCATCCGCCCCACCGGTCTGGTGGATCCGCACGTGGTGGTCAAGCCGACCAAGGGACAGATCGACGATCTGGTGCACGAGATCCGTCAGCGGGCCGAACGCGACGAACGCGTCCTGGTCACCACGCTGACCAAGAAGATGGCCGAGGATCTCACCGACTATCTGCTCGGCCTGGGTATTCGGGTGCGGTACCTGCATTCCGAGATCGACACGCTGCGTCGCGTGGAACTGCTGCGGCAGTTGCGCCTGGGCGAGTTCGATGTGCTCATCGGCATCAACCTGCTGCGTGAGGGTCTGGACCTGCCCGAGGTGTCGCTGGTCGCCATTCTCGATGCCGACAAGGAGGGCTTCCTGCGCAGCAGCACCAGCCTCATCCAGACCATCGGCCGTGCCGCGCGGAATGTGTCCGGTGAGGTCCACATGTACGCGGACAAGATCACCGACTCCATGCGCCAGGCCATCGACGAGACCGAGCGCCGCCGGGCCAAGCAGGTCGCCTACAACGAAGAGCGCGGCATCGATCCGAAACCCTTGCGCAAGAAGATCGCCGACATTCTCGACCAGGTGTATCGCGAGGCCGAGGATTCCGAGGTCGAGGTGGGCGGTTCCGGCCGCAATGCCAGCCGTGGCCGCCGCGCCCAGGGCGAGCCGGGCCGCGCGGTCAGCGCCGGGGTGTACGAGGGCCGGGATGTGAAGTCCATGCCGCGCGCCGAACTCGCCGACCTGGTCAAGGACATGACCGAGCAGATGATGAACGCGGCGCGCGAGTTGCAGTTCGAGCTCGCCGGGCGGCTACGCGACGAGATCGCGGACCTCAAGAAGGAACTGCGCGGCATGGACGCGGCCGGGCTGTCGTGA